The nucleotide window GCGGAGAAGACGTACTCCACCACCGCAATCGCATTACAGCCCGGCGCGGCGGAAAAACCGATACCGGCCGCCGCCAGTGAGGTGTCATCCACATGATCGGTGCCGGCGGTGGCGGTACCGACAAATTTCACGGACGTGCCCGCCAGCAGCGCGGCGTTGACCCGAGTTACCGAACGCACCATCAGGGCGCTGGCATCTTTCAGCTCTGCTTCCGGCAACGGACGGCCCGGTACGGCCATCACCTCTCCGGTGCGGCTGAACAGTTCACGGGCGTACGGCATGTTTTCATCGACGAGAATTTTCACTGCGGCGGTCCTGTCTGCTTGAAATAATCGGGGCCTATCATGGCATAAAGCCGGGGATTAGCCTAACCGGCTGCGATAGCGTTCCGGCGTGGTGCCGGCCTGCTGCTGAAACATGACAATCAGCGCCGAGGCCGAACTGTAGCCAAGATCGTGCGCGATGCGCTGCACGCTCCAGCCCTGCTCCAGCAGGGCAATGGCGCGCAAAAAACGCAGACGCTGCCGCCACTCGCTGAACGACATCTTCAGCTGCTGCTGACAGCGCCGCGCCAGCGTACGCTCAGTGGTGTATACGCGCTTTGCCCATTGTGCCAGCGTGGTGCTGTCGCCGGGGTTGGCCTCCAGCGCACGCAGAATGGGCGCCAGAAATTTGTCATCCGACACCGGCAAATAGCTGGTGTGCGCCGGGGCCAGCCGCAGCCGATCGGTCAGCACCTCACAGAGCCGCCAGTCGGCATCGCTCTGCGGCTGCGTCAGGCCGCGCCGGGCAAACTCATTCATGATGGCGTGTGCAATGGCATCTGCCCTCAGCAGGCAGGCTTTCTCCGGCATTCCGGTGCATAAATCAGCGGCGAGGTTAAAGGTGCGGAACTGCGCCAGTGCGTGGTTGTAGCTGCTGTGCCGCTGCCCGGGCGGGATCCAGATAGGCATATCAGCCGGGGTCAGCAGCCGCTCACCCTCAACATCCATCTCCAGCACGTGGCCGGTGACAAAAATCACCTGCCCCCACGCGTGGCGATGCGGCAGATATTCCGTTCTGGCGTTGGTCTGTTCATAACGCATGAAGTAGCGCAGCTGCGGCGCATCGGCCGGTGGCTGATATTCAATCTGCTGGGTCATTCTGTCCGGTCAGTAATGAATTTTGTCCGATTTTAATTATCTGTTTTAAACCGGTCAAACGTAAGCTAGCCGCGATACTTTTACGGAGCCGCATCATGAATGTTTTTTTCCCGCTGATTGCCGTGCTGATCTGGTCAGTCAACACCATCGTCAGCAAACTGTCCGCTGACAGCATCGATCCCGCCGCCATCTCCTTTTATCGCTGGCTGCTGGCCCTGCTGGTCCTGACGCCATTCTGCCTGCCCGGCGTATGGCGCCACCGCCATACCCTGAAAGCACACCTCGGGCAGCTGCTGCTGCTTGGCCTGCTGGGCATGGTGCTTTACCAGAGCCTGGCCTATTACGCGGCGCATACGGTATCGGCGGTGATGATGGGCATTCTGGGGGCGACCATACCGCTGCTGACCATTCTGCTCAGCCTGCTGCTGCTGCGTCTGGCGCCAACGCGCGGCATTCTGCTCGGCGGCCTGCTGTCGTTTGCCGGACTGGTATGGCTGGTCAGCGCGGGCAATCCGGCACAGCTGCTGCATCAGCGCCCGGGCAATGGGGAACTGATGATGCTGGCCGCCTCTACCTCGTACGCGCTGTATGGTGTGCTGACCAAACGCTGGGCCATTCCGCTGCCCACCTGGCAGAGTTTGTATGTGCAGATTTTCTTTGGCGTGCTGCTGCTATTGCCGGGCTTTCTGCACGCGCCGGACGTGTCGCTGAACGCGGCCAATGTGCCGCTGGTGCTGTTCGCCGGCCTGTTTGCGTCTATTATCGCGCCGTTTCTGTGGATCCTCGGCGTACAGCGTCTGGGTGCCAGCACCACCAGCATCTTTATGAACCTGATCCCGGTATTTACCGCGCTGATTGCCGTCCTGTTTTTACATGAGCAGCTGCAGCTGTATCACTGGACAGGCGGCGGAATTACGCTGACGGGCGTCATGCTGGCCCAGCGCCTGAAAACGCCGCTGCGTAAGCCGCGTACGGTGCAGCCTCCGGTCAGGGAAAGCTGACGCGTACCCGCAGGCCGCCGAGCTGCGGGCTGCGATCCAGCCGCAGCCGGGCACCGTGCCAGGCGCAGATATCCTTCACCAGCGCCAGCCCGATACCCACGCCGGGCTGGCTGGCGTGATCGAGCCGGCCAAACGGCTGCAGCGCCTGCTGCTGCTGATCCTCGGCGATACCCGGTCCGCTGTCCTCAATTTCCAGCAGCCGGCCGTGCAGTCGCGCGGTCACCGTTCCGCCATCGGGCGTATATTTGATGGCGTTATCCAGTAGATTGGCGCACAGCTCGGCCAGCAACAGCGCATCGCCCTCCACGCTGGCCGCCTCGTCGCCCTCAAACCCGAGATCAATCTGTTTATGGCGCGCCGCCGGATAGCCGCTGAAGCAGGCCTGCTGCACTATTGCGCTCAGATTGACGCGGCTGAAAGGTTTATCTTCGCCGTGACGCGCTTTGATCTGCGCCAGCTGCAGCAGGCGGTCCGTCAGCTGTACGGTGTCGTCCAGCGTATGGCGCATTCCCTGCAGGCTTTCGCGCCACTGGCGGGGATCGTCACTGCTGAGTGCCACCGCCACCTGGGTTTTCAGGATGGTCAGCGGCGTGCGCAGCTGGTGCGCTACGTCGGCGCTGAACCGCTCCTGACGCGCCAGCAGGCCGCGCAGGCGCTCCAGGTGCCGGTTAAACGCCACAATCAGCGGCTGCAGCTCTGACCACGGCAGCAGCGACGGCAGCGGTGTCAGCTCGCCCGGTGCCCGGCGCAGCATGATGCGCGACAGCCGGCGCAGCGGCCGCAGCACTTTCCGCAGCAGCAGGCTCGCCAGCAGCAGCGTCATCAGCACCAGAAAACTCTGGCTGACCAGCGCCGTGCGCAGCAGGCTTTCGGCAAAGGCGTGCCGCGAATTCAGCGTTTCCGCCACCAGCACCAGCGCCATGCCCTCCACGCCCTCCTCACTCACCGGCTGCCACAGCGCCGCGATGCGAATCGGCTGCCTGCGATAACGGGCATCATAAAAGTGTACCAGCGCCGGATAAACCTCTGACAGCGGTGCGTTGCGCGGCAGCAGGGGAAGATCGGGATAGCCGGAGAGGGTTTTGCCTTCCGGTGAAATCACCTGATAAAACAGCTGATCGTTCATGTTGCGTTCGAAGCTGTCGAGCACCACCCAGGGCACATCGACCTCAAGATGCCGCTGGCGCACCACCAGACGTTCCGCAACGGTGCGCGCTGAAGCCAGCAGCGAGCGATCGTAGGCCTGATTGGCCGCCTGCAGTGCGCTTTGATAGTGGGTATACACCGACAGGCCCCACAGCAGCAGCAGCGGCGCGCCGAGCCAGAGCAACAACTCGCCGCGCAGTGAATGGATCAGGCGCACGGCTGGCATTCCAGGCTGTAACCCAGCCCGCGCAGCGTGACGATCGCCACATCGCTGCCCGCCAGTTTTTTCCGCACCCGGTGTACGTAGAGTTCGATACTTTCCGGGCTGGCTTCGTCGGCCAGTGTGAACGTCTGTTCATAAAGATGCTGACGCGATACCGGGCGGCCGGGTCGCTGCATCAGGGTGGAAAGCACGCTGGCTTCGCGCGGCGTCAGCAGCAGCGGCTTATGGTTAAGCAGAAAATAGCCTTCGCTGTCGCGCTCCAGCTGACCAATCATCTGTGTCTGCGCGGCCTGCCCCTGGCTGCGGCGCAGCAGCGCGCGCAGGCGTGCTTCCAGCTCATCCAGTTCAAACGGTTTGGTCAGGTAATCATCGGCACCGGCATTCAGCCCCTGCACGCGCTGTTCCAGCGCGCTGTGTGCGGTCAGCAGCAGCACCGGCACGCGCTGCCCGCGCTTGCGCAGCCGCGCCAGCACCGCCAGACCATCCAGCCGCGGCAGGGAGACATCCAGTACCACCAGCGCGTAATTCTCACTCTGCAGCACATGGTCCGCCGCCACGCCGTCTGCCACCCAGTCCACGGCGAAGCCTTTCTGCGTCAGGGCTTTCTGCAGCCAGTTCGCCAGTTCCACCGTATCTTCTACCAGTAAGAGACGCATATCACATCCTGTTACTTTTGCTGATGGCTGAAAGGTAAATGAAAGGTTGCACCCTTAACAATTCAGCAACGCCGAATATTCGGTAGCAATCACACTCTGGAAGAATCCATGGAGCGACAGATGAAAAAAACAATGCGCACCGCCCTCGCCACGACCCTGCTGGCTTTATCGGTGTCCGCCGCCAGCGCGGCTGCCCCGCAACGTACCGAATGCATCGCCCCGGCAAAACCGGGTGGCGGTTTCGATCTCACCTGCAAGCTAATCCAGGTTTCCATGCAGGAGACCGGCCAGATCAGTTCACCGATGCGCGTCACCTATATGCCGGGCGGCGTGGGCGCCGTGGCGTATAACGCCATCATTGCGCAGCGTCCGGCCGAAGCAGGCACGCTGGTGGCCTTCTCCGGCGGGTCGCTACTCAACCTTTCTCAGGGCAAATTTGGCCGCTACTCCGTTGATGACGTGAAGTGGCTGGCTGCAGTCGGCACCGATTACGGCATGGTAGCGGTGCGGGCAGACGCGCCGTGGAAAACCCTGGGTGAGCTGATGGCAGCGATGAAAAACGATCCCACCAAAGTGGTGGTGGGCGCTGGCGCGTCGATTGGCAGTCAGGACTGGATGAAAACCGCCCTGCTGGCGCGTGAAGCCGGTATCGATCCCCGCAAAATGCGCTACGTGGCGTTTGAAGGCGGCGGCGAACCGGTGACGGCCCTGCTGGGCAATCATATCCAGGTGGTCTCAGGCGACATGAGTGAAATGGTGCCCCATCTGCAGAGCGGCAAAATGCGCGTGCTGGCGGTCATGAGCGATAAGCGCCTGCCGGGCGCGCTGGCGGAAATCCCAACGGCAAAAGAGCAGGGTTTTAACGTTGAGTGGCCGGTGATCCGCGGTTACTACCTCGGTCCCAAAGTCAGCGAGGCTGATTACCAGTGGTGGGAAGACGCGTTTAAGAAGCTGGTGACTACCAAAGAGTTTCAGCAGCAGCGCGACCTGCGCGGCCTGTTTGAATTCAACCTGTTCGGCAGTGAACTGGACGCCTACGTGAAAAAACAGGTGGCGCAGTATCGTGAACAGGCGAAATCCTTCGGCCTGGCCAAATAGCGGAGGCGGCGATGAGCGATCGTATTTTTGCCGGCGTCTGGCTGGTGCTGTGCATTGCCGGGCTGTTCATCGCCTGGCAAATCCAGAGCGATTACAGCTACGAACCGGTAGGGCCGCGCCCCTTCCCGATGCTGCTGCTGAGCCTGATGGCGATCTGTGCGGTGATGATGCTGCTGCGCAAGCCGGATACGGTGCAGTGGCCGGTCGCGGCAACGCTGAAACGACTGCTGCTGCTGTGCGTGATGCTGTTTCTCTACGGCTGGCTGTTTGAGCGCCTGGGTTTCACGCTGTGCACCACGCTGCTGACCTTCGGCATTGGTCTGCTGTTTGGCGCGCGCTGGTGGGCCGCCGCGCTCTCCGGCGTAATAATGGGCGTGGCGTTATTTTATGCCTTTGATCGTCTGCTGGATGTGACGCTGCCCGTCGGCAGCTGGTTCAGTTAACGGGAGCATGTTATGGATACCTGGTCTTTTCTGATGCAGGGTTTCAGCGTCGCTATGACGCCGGAAAACCTGATGATTGCCCTGATTGGCTGCTTTATCGGCACCATTGTTGGCCTGCTGCCGGGCCTCGGCCCTATCAACGGCGTGGCCATTCTGATGCCGCTGGCATTTGCCCTGCACCTGCCGGCGGAATCAGCGCTGATCCTGCTGGCAACGGTCTATATTGGCTGTGAGTATGGCGGCCGCATCTCGTCGATCCTGCTTAACGTGCCGGGCGACGCCGGGGCCATCATGACCGCGCTGGATGGCTATCCGATGGCGCAGCAGGGTAAAGCGGGCGTGGCGCTTTCGATTTCAGCCGTCAGCTCCTTTATCGGTTCGACCATCGCCATTCTCGGCATCATCCTGTTCGCGCCGCTGCTGGCGAACTGGTCGCTGGCGTTTGGCCCGGCAGAGTATTTCGCCCTGATGGTGTTCGCCATTGCCTGCCTTGGCAGCATGATGAGCCACAATCCGCTGAAATCATTCCTCGCTGCACTGATCGGGCTTGGCATGGCGACGGTGGGTGTCGACGCTAACACCGGCGTCTACCGCTTTACCTTTGACAGCGTACACCTCTCCGACGGCATTCAGTTTGTGGTGGTGGTGATTGGCCTGTTCTCGGTCAGCGAGATTCTGCTGATGCTGGAGTCCACCAGCAGCGGCCAGAAGATGGTGCGCGCCAGCGGCCGGATGCTGTTCAATATGAAAGAGGCGGCCCAGGCAACCGGCGCCACGTTGCGCTCCTCCTTTATTGGCTTTTTTGTCGGCATTCTGCCGGGCGCCGGCGCGACAATCGCCAGCGCGATTGCCTATATGAGCGAGAAGAAGATCAGCGGCAGCGATCAGTTCGGCAAAGGCGATATCCGTGGCGTCGCGGCACCGGAGGCGGCGAACAACGCCTCGGCGTGCGGCTCTTTTATTCCGATGCTGACGCTGGGGATTCCCGGTTCCGGCACTACGGCGGTGATGGTGGGTGCACTCACGCTCTACAACATCACGCCGGGTCCGGCGATGTTTACTGAACAGCCGGACATCGTCTGGGGGCTGATTGCCGCGCTGCTGATTGGTAACGTCATGCTGCTGATCATGAACATTCCCATGATCAACATCTTTGCGCGCATGCTGACCATTCCGCTGTGGTTTCTGGTGCCGGCCATTGCGGCGATCTCTGCCGTCGGCGTTTACGCCGTGCACAGCACCACCTTTGACCTGCTGCTGATGGTCGGGCTGGGCGTGTTCGGTTATATCCTGCGCAAGATGGATTTCCCGATGTCACCGCTGATTCTGGGCTTTGTGCTGGGGGAAATGCTGGAGCAGAACCTGCGACGTGCGCTCTCTATCAGTAACGGTAACCTGCCGATTCTGTGGGAAAGTTCCATCAGTAAAGTGCTGCTGGTGCTGGCGGTGGCGGTGCTGGTCGTGCCGCCACTGTGGAAGTGGTGGCGCCGCAAGCGCCTGAAGCTGGCCGCAGCAGAATAAATCCTTGTCTTATTGCTTTTCTCTGCTAAGCCCCCGTGGATTTCCCGGGGGCTTTTGCTATCATATGCCATCGTTTTTCCGGCGCACCCGGATCTGACTCGTTTTAAAGGATTCCGCCATGCAACCTCTTAGCGGTCCCGGTGTGCCTGCGGGCGATCGTTCACCTCTTTCTCACGCTTCCGGCCCGTCACGTGCCGGCGGCCCGGCTGGCGAACAGCCGCTCTCCCCGGCGCAGCGCACCACGCTGGAGCGCCTGATTGTGCGCATCATGTCACTCAGCACGCTGAAAGCGCCCGAGTTATGGGCAGGCGTGCGGCATGAAGTGGGCGTCAAAAATGACGCGGAGCTGCTGTCGCGCCATTTCCCGGCTGCGGAACAGCATCTCAATACTCGTCTGGCACAGGTACAGAACAGCCACGCCACACGCCAGCTGCTGCAACAGCTGCAGGAAAAGCTGCCGCAGGGCAATAACCGTCAGGCGGTGAGTGATTTCATCCGTCAGCAGTTTAATCAGACGGTGCTGAGTGCGCTGTCGCAGGATCAGCTGCGCCAGGTGCTGACCATGCTGCAGAATGGCCAGATGGCGATTCCGCAACCGCAGCAAACGCGCATTACCGATCGCACCCTGCTGCCGGCAGAGCAGCAGACGCTGAACCAGCAGGTCACGCGCCTGGCAGCCGCGACCGGTGAATCGCCGGTCAAAGTGCTGGCCGACACGCTGAAACTGGTCAACCTGAAAAGTGGCGATCCGGTGCCTTCGCGCCACTTCCCGCTGCTGACGCAGTATCTGCAGGTGCGGCAGACCCTGAGCCAGCACACCTCGCCGACGCTGCAGCTGCTGGAAAGCTCCCTGAAGCAGCCGCTCAGCCACGATGAGCAGCGCCTGCTGGAAGATTACAGCCAGCAGCGTTTTCAGGCCTTGCCACACACCATTCTGACCCCGGCGCAGAGCCAGGATCTGCTGAATCTGCTGTTCAGCCGCCGCGTTGAACGCAGCCAGGATGCGCCGCTGGCGGACAGCGCGCTGCGCCCGCAGCCCATCTGGGCGCCGTTTGTTGAGATCCTGCCGCGTCCGCTGGCGCAGCGGCCGGCACTGACGCTGGTGCTTGGGCTGGCACTGTTCTTCTTCCTGTTCTGGCTGCTGCTGTAACTCAGCAGCCGCAACCGGCTGCAGTCGCTGCCTGCGGCCACGCGCCGGGCTGCGGACCGGTGGTCAGCGGATGGCCGTCGCGCTTCCAGAAATCCAGCCCGCCAATCAGCTCTTTTACCTGAAATCCCAGCGCGGCCAGCCTGAGTGCCGCTTTGGTCGAGCCATTACAGCCAATGCCGTCGCAGTAAGTGATATAGACAGTGCGACGATCGAGCGCGGCGGTGCTTTCTGCCGTCATGGTGCGGTGCGGAAACGACAGCGCGCCGCAGATATGCCCGGCTTCATACGCTTCGCGGCTGCGGGCGTCTATCACCATAATCTGCGTTATACCCTGCGCTAAATCTTCCGCCAGATCCCACGCGTCCGCATAGAAGCTGAGTTTGTGTTGCAGGTAGGCCACGCTCTGCTGCGGGCTGGCCGGGGGAAAGTGTAAGACCGATGACATCGCATTCTCCTGTTGTGGTTTGCCCTGAGTGTACGGCAAAGTGGTCTGGTGTCTGAGACCACTTTGCGCAGGATGATAAGACCACTATGAGCCACGCCCTTTTCACGCTGTTCAGCCGCCAGACGCAGGGCGGCCTGCGCGAACGGCTGTGCAGCACGCTGCGTCAGGCGATTGTCAGCGGCCATCTGCGCTACGCTGAAAAACTGCCCTCCAGCCGGCAACTGGCGCGCGATCTGTCGCTTTCACGGGTGACGGTGGAAGCCGCTTATGCCCAGCTGGAGAGTGAAGGCTATCTGCGGCGTCACGCCGGGCGCGGCACCTTTGTAGCGATTGCGCTGCCGCCCACAGCCCGTCCACCCTCTTCCCGCCCCGGCCCGCGTTTCTCACAGCGCGGCCTGCAGGTGCTGGCCACCGGCGGCTGTCAGGACCCGCCGTTTCCGCACGCCTTTGCGGCGGGCTCGCCGGATTTGCGTGCATTTCCCCATCGCCAGTGGCAACGGCTGAGCCATCAACTGCAGCGTTCGCTCGGCAGTCGCGTTATGGGCTACGGCGATCCGCTGGGTTATGCGCCGCTGCGCAGTGCGGTGGCGGATTATCTGGCGCTGTCGCGCGGTATGCGCTGCACGGCACAGCAGGTGGTGGTGCTGACCAGCTCCCAGCAGGCGCTGCAGCTGCTGGCGCTGCTGCTACTCGATCCCGGTGATGAAGTCTGGCTGGAGGAGCCGGGTTATCCCGGTGCCCGCAACGCTTTTCTCGCGGCGGGCGCGCACTGTCGTGCCATGCGGCTGGATCAACAGGGGGCGGTGCCACTACAGGGTCATGCCCGGCTGGTCTATCTGACGCCAGGCCATCACTATCCCAGCGGCCTGCCGATGAGCCCGGAACGCCGGCTGCAGTGGCTGGCCTGGGCGCGGCAAAACAGTAGCTGGCTGATTGAGGACGATTACGACAGCGAGTTTCACTATGACGAGCGCCCTGCCCCGGCGCTGCAGGGTATGGAAGCAGACAGCCGGGTCATTGCGCTCGGCACGTTTTCCAAGACGCTGTTTCCCTCGCTGCGGCTGGCGTGGATGGTGGTGCCGCCTTCGCTGGTGGAGGCGCTTGGCCGGGCGCGCAGTGTTCTGGACGGGCACAGCGCGCTACTGCCCCAGGCAACCGCCGCCGCGTTTTTACAGCAGGGGCATTTTGCCAGCCACCTGCGGCTGATGCGTCAGCTTTACCATAGCCGTCGCGATTGTCTGCTGGCGCAGATCCACACCCGTCTGCAGCCGTGGATTCGGCCACTGCATGCCGCCGGCGGCCTGCAGCTGACGGTGGAACTGCTGGCGGGAGACGAAGCGCAGCTGACGCAGCAGGCCAGTGATATCGGCCTGTTGCTGCCCCGGCTGTCGCCGCTGTATGCCACGCCGGCGCGTCAGTCAGGCTGGATGCTGGGCTTCGCCGCGCTGACGCCCGGCGAGATCGTCACGGCCTGCGAGCGGCTGGAGACGCTGCTGGCGCGCAGCGTACAAACACGCCGGTAATCACGAGGCGCACCGCATGCCGTTGCCAAACAGGCCGAACGCTGGCCACGATCGGCAGAGCAGGCTTTTCATGGCAGTTACTCTGCCGTTGAGCAGATGATGCACGGTGCAAAACAGTCTCGCTGATGGAGAGCCAGGAAGAATAACGGTTTTTTTGATGGCAGCAGGCGGGAGAGAACGGGAGGATAGTGCGGTGTACCGCGGCAAAATAACAGAGGCCGGTTTAACCGGCCTCCTGAGCCTGTCAGCCTGCTGTCAGCTGGCTGCGGCTGCCATGCTGTACGATGGCAGCCGTAAATTACGCCTGATATTTACGCATGGTCAGGGTGGCGTTGGTGCCGCCGAAACCAAAGCTGTTTGACATCACGGTCGTCAGCGCTTTTTCAGTTGGCTGCGTCACGATGTTCATGCCTTTACCGGCTTCGTCCAGCTCTTCCACGTTAATGCTAGGGGCGATAAAACCGTGCTCCAGCATCAGAAGCGTGTAAATCGCTTCCTGTACGCCTGCCGCACCCAGCGAGTGGCCGGTCATGGCTTTGGTGGCAGAGAGATAAGGTGTGTTGTCGCCAAACACTTCACGGATCGCACCCAGCTCTTTAACGTCACCCACCGGCGTTGAGGTGCCGTGCGTATTCAGGTAATCGATTGGCGTATCAAGACCCTGCATCGCCATCTTCATGCAGCGCACCGCGCCTTCGCCTGACGGAGCCACCATGTCTGCACCGTCAGATGTTGCACCGTAGCCGACGATTTCAGCATAGATGTGCGCACCGCGTGCCAGCGCATGCTCCAGCTCTTCCACCACTACCATGCCGCCGCCGCCGGCGATCACGAAGCCATCGCGGTTCGCATCGTAGGTGCGTGAGGCTTTTTCCGGCGTCTCGTTGTATTTGGTAGAGAGCGCGCCCATGGCGTCGAATTCGCAGGCCATTTCCCAGCTCAGCTCTTCACCGCCGCCGGCGAATACCACGTCCTGTTTGCCCAGCTGAATCTGCTCAACGGCGTTGCCGATGCAGTGTGCTGAGGTGGCGCAGGCTGAGCTGATCGAGTAGTTCACACCGTGAATTTTGAACGGCGTGGCCAGACAGGCAGACACACCGGACGCCATCGCTTTGGTGACCACGTACGGGCCCACGCCTTTCAGACCACGCGGGCCTCGCATCGCATCCGCACCGAACACCTGGTAACGCGGCGAGCCGCCGCCGGAACCGGCAATCAGCCCCACACGCGGGTTGTTCTGATACTGCTCGTCGCTCAGGCCGGCATCTTTGATGGCTTCAGCCATCGACAGGTAAGCATAAATGGAGGCATCACTCATGAAACGCACAATTTTGCGATCGATGAGCCCGTTGGTATCCAGTTTGACATTACCCCATACA belongs to Candidatus Pantoea soli and includes:
- a CDS encoding rhodanese-like domain-containing protein, yielding MSSVLHFPPASPQQSVAYLQHKLSFYADAWDLAEDLAQGITQIMVIDARSREAYEAGHICGALSFPHRTMTAESTAALDRRTVYITYCDGIGCNGSTKAALRLAALGFQVKELIGGLDFWKRDGHPLTTGPQPGAWPQAATAAGCGC
- the flk gene encoding flagella biosynthesis regulator Flk, which codes for MQPLSGPGVPAGDRSPLSHASGPSRAGGPAGEQPLSPAQRTTLERLIVRIMSLSTLKAPELWAGVRHEVGVKNDAELLSRHFPAAEQHLNTRLAQVQNSHATRQLLQQLQEKLPQGNNRQAVSDFIRQQFNQTVLSALSQDQLRQVLTMLQNGQMAIPQPQQTRITDRTLLPAEQQTLNQQVTRLAAATGESPVKVLADTLKLVNLKSGDPVPSRHFPLLTQYLQVRQTLSQHTSPTLQLLESSLKQPLSHDEQRLLEDYSQQRFQALPHTILTPAQSQDLLNLLFSRRVERSQDAPLADSALRPQPIWAPFVEILPRPLAQRPALTLVLGLALFFFLFWLLL
- a CDS encoding tripartite tricarboxylate transporter substrate binding protein — its product is MRTALATTLLALSVSAASAAAPQRTECIAPAKPGGGFDLTCKLIQVSMQETGQISSPMRVTYMPGGVGAVAYNAIIAQRPAEAGTLVAFSGGSLLNLSQGKFGRYSVDDVKWLAAVGTDYGMVAVRADAPWKTLGELMAAMKNDPTKVVVGAGASIGSQDWMKTALLAREAGIDPRKMRYVAFEGGGEPVTALLGNHIQVVSGDMSEMVPHLQSGKMRVLAVMSDKRLPGALAEIPTAKEQGFNVEWPVIRGYYLGPKVSEADYQWWEDAFKKLVTTKEFQQQRDLRGLFEFNLFGSELDAYVKKQVAQYREQAKSFGLAK
- the pdxR gene encoding MocR-like pyridoxine biosynthesis transcription factor PdxR, which produces MSHALFTLFSRQTQGGLRERLCSTLRQAIVSGHLRYAEKLPSSRQLARDLSLSRVTVEAAYAQLESEGYLRRHAGRGTFVAIALPPTARPPSSRPGPRFSQRGLQVLATGGCQDPPFPHAFAAGSPDLRAFPHRQWQRLSHQLQRSLGSRVMGYGDPLGYAPLRSAVADYLALSRGMRCTAQQVVVLTSSQQALQLLALLLLDPGDEVWLEEPGYPGARNAFLAAGAHCRAMRLDQQGAVPLQGHARLVYLTPGHHYPSGLPMSPERRLQWLAWARQNSSWLIEDDYDSEFHYDERPAPALQGMEADSRVIALGTFSKTLFPSLRLAWMVVPPSLVEALGRARSVLDGHSALLPQATAAAFLQQGHFASHLRLMRQLYHSRRDCLLAQIHTRLQPWIRPLHAAGGLQLTVELLAGDEAQLTQQASDIGLLLPRLSPLYATPARQSGWMLGFAALTPGEIVTACERLETLLARSVQTRR
- a CDS encoding tripartite tricarboxylate transporter TctB family protein, with protein sequence MSDRIFAGVWLVLCIAGLFIAWQIQSDYSYEPVGPRPFPMLLLSLMAICAVMMLLRKPDTVQWPVAATLKRLLLLCVMLFLYGWLFERLGFTLCTTLLTFGIGLLFGARWWAAALSGVIMGVALFYAFDRLLDVTLPVGSWFS
- a CDS encoding DMT family transporter; the protein is MNVFFPLIAVLIWSVNTIVSKLSADSIDPAAISFYRWLLALLVLTPFCLPGVWRHRHTLKAHLGQLLLLGLLGMVLYQSLAYYAAHTVSAVMMGILGATIPLLTILLSLLLLRLAPTRGILLGGLLSFAGLVWLVSAGNPAQLLHQRPGNGELMMLAASTSYALYGVLTKRWAIPLPTWQSLYVQIFFGVLLLLPGFLHAPDVSLNAANVPLVLFAGLFASIIAPFLWILGVQRLGASTTSIFMNLIPVFTALIAVLFLHEQLQLYHWTGGGITLTGVMLAQRLKTPLRKPRTVQPPVRES
- the tctD gene encoding transcriptional regulator TctD, which translates into the protein MRLLLVEDTVELANWLQKALTQKGFAVDWVADGVAADHVLQSENYALVVLDVSLPRLDGLAVLARLRKRGQRVPVLLLTAHSALEQRVQGLNAGADDYLTKPFELDELEARLRALLRRSQGQAAQTQMIGQLERDSEGYFLLNHKPLLLTPREASVLSTLMQRPGRPVSRQHLYEQTFTLADEASPESIELYVHRVRKKLAGSDVAIVTLRGLGYSLECQPCA
- a CDS encoding AraC family transcriptional regulator; translated protein: MTQQIEYQPPADAPQLRYFMRYEQTNARTEYLPHRHAWGQVIFVTGHVLEMDVEGERLLTPADMPIWIPPGQRHSSYNHALAQFRTFNLAADLCTGMPEKACLLRADAIAHAIMNEFARRGLTQPQSDADWRLCEVLTDRLRLAPAHTSYLPVSDDKFLAPILRALEANPGDSTTLAQWAKRVYTTERTLARRCQQQLKMSFSEWRQRLRFLRAIALLEQGWSVQRIAHDLGYSSASALIVMFQQQAGTTPERYRSRLG
- a CDS encoding sensor histidine kinase, translating into MRLIHSLRGELLLWLGAPLLLLWGLSVYTHYQSALQAANQAYDRSLLASARTVAERLVVRQRHLEVDVPWVVLDSFERNMNDQLFYQVISPEGKTLSGYPDLPLLPRNAPLSEVYPALVHFYDARYRRQPIRIAALWQPVSEEGVEGMALVLVAETLNSRHAFAESLLRTALVSQSFLVLMTLLLASLLLRKVLRPLRRLSRIMLRRAPGELTPLPSLLPWSELQPLIVAFNRHLERLRGLLARQERFSADVAHQLRTPLTILKTQVAVALSSDDPRQWRESLQGMRHTLDDTVQLTDRLLQLAQIKARHGEDKPFSRVNLSAIVQQACFSGYPAARHKQIDLGFEGDEAASVEGDALLLAELCANLLDNAIKYTPDGGTVTARLHGRLLEIEDSGPGIAEDQQQQALQPFGRLDHASQPGVGIGLALVKDICAWHGARLRLDRSPQLGGLRVRVSFP
- a CDS encoding tripartite tricarboxylate transporter permease encodes the protein MDTWSFLMQGFSVAMTPENLMIALIGCFIGTIVGLLPGLGPINGVAILMPLAFALHLPAESALILLATVYIGCEYGGRISSILLNVPGDAGAIMTALDGYPMAQQGKAGVALSISAVSSFIGSTIAILGIILFAPLLANWSLAFGPAEYFALMVFAIACLGSMMSHNPLKSFLAALIGLGMATVGVDANTGVYRFTFDSVHLSDGIQFVVVVIGLFSVSEILLMLESTSSGQKMVRASGRMLFNMKEAAQATGATLRSSFIGFFVGILPGAGATIASAIAYMSEKKISGSDQFGKGDIRGVAAPEAANNASACGSFIPMLTLGIPGSGTTAVMVGALTLYNITPGPAMFTEQPDIVWGLIAALLIGNVMLLIMNIPMINIFARMLTIPLWFLVPAIAAISAVGVYAVHSTTFDLLLMVGLGVFGYILRKMDFPMSPLILGFVLGEMLEQNLRRALSISNGNLPILWESSISKVLLVLAVAVLVVPPLWKWWRRKRLKLAAAE